The DNA region CTACATCATTTTACCTGATCGGGGTTCTTCTTTTCCCACAACTTTACAGCCCAAACCGATAACAAGTAACTCACGTAAATGAGTACCGGCCAGCTGGCAAACCAAAGTATTTCATTTAAAAATCTCATAGTCAGTAGGTTTTAGTAAACATGGGTTTCGTTTTTCATCTCTTCCTCATCTATCTTTCTAACATTGATGCTCTTCCATGCGTACCAGATATATGCTGCAACAAATGGAATAAGCAACGAAACAAAGCTCATCACGGTTAAAGTGAACTTGCTGGATGAACTATTGAAAATGGTAAGTGAATGCTGCAGGTTGAATGTAGATGGGTAGTAGGCTGTGTTGTTATAACCAGCTATCAGGAAGAGCGAGAGTACAGTTAGCACAGTACCAATACCGGTAAACCAAATCCCTATGGTGTATGGCTTAGCCAGCGATTTTGCTATACCCCAAAGCACAAGAACCACTCCGCCAAGGAAAAGCACCAGAACAACAGGCATTTGAATTAGGTTTAGCAAGTACTTATGCTTTTGCATAAAAACATCGCCTGTGGTGGGGTTTACTGCAAAACCTTCGCGTACAAACAACCAGATTACAAAGGTTAGGAAGAAAACAAGGAACGGAATGGCATTATACAGCAAGTGTTTGCGGGAGCGGGCAAAAATTTCAGGGTGATTGATATGGTTCATGAAGTAAAGAATTGCCAACACCCTTGCCAGGAAAAATACTGCAAGACCAAGGGCAACATTATGCAAGTTTAGGGCTGCCTCAAGTCCATGCCAAGGCGTTTCCCACGATGAAATAACCGGATTGCTGATGTTTGTGAGGTTGATTTTTGCTACAGAGAATTGCGAACCCGTGAAGAATGTACCCACCGCAGTTCCAAGTAGCACGGTTCCAAAAAGTCCGTTTATGAAAAGGAATACCTCAAAGGTTTTAGGGCCCAAGAAGTTGTTGGGCTTACTGCGGTATTCGTAGGAAACAGCTTGAACAACAAAACAGAACAGTATGGCCATCCAAACCCAGTATGCTCCACCAAAACTGGTAGAGTAGAATAGGGGAAACGAAGCAAAGAAAGCACCACCAAATGTAACCAGCGTGGTGAACGTGAACTCCCACTTCCGGCCAAGAGCGTTAACTATCATTGTTCGCTCCATGTCTGTTTTCCCAAGGGTATAAATCAGGGTTTGTCCGCCTTGAACAAAAAGTAGGAAAACCAGCAGCGCACCCAGTAGCGATATGATAAACCACCAGTAGTGTTGTAAGAAAATGTATGTTGTGTCAACCATGGCTATTTCCCTCCATCTTTAGGTCCTTTTTTAATTTGGGTGAACATAATTCGTAGTTCCGCTATGAGGAGTGTAGTGAAGATTATGAAGAACAGGAAGAATGTAACCTGAACGGCACTCGCATCGATACGTGATACTGCTGCAACCGTTGGCAGAATATCCTGAATTACCCAGGGTTGGCGGCCAACCTCAGCCACAATCCAGCCAGCCTGGCTGGCAATGTAGGCAAGGGGAATCATGAGAATTGCCGTACGAAGCAACCACTTGTTAATTTTAAATCCCTTGAAAAAGATTAGGTAAAGTATTAGAATAAAGAAGGCGATAAACAGAAAACCCAACCCAACCATGATGTGGAAGCTATAAAAGGTAAGTGGAACATTTGGTATAATGCTCTTGGGGTCGTTCAGGTAACCATAGCCAAAGTACTCAAAGTTCGCATCCAGTAACTTACGGTGGTAGGCCATGGCTGTGGTATCGCCAAGTTCCTTAGCATTTTTATAGTCGGCAAGCGCCTGTATAGCAATTCGTCCAAGTTCAATTTTCTGTTCAGCCGAAAGGGCAACCTTCTGGTTGCCGTCCTTATCGGTGTAGGTATACCCACCTTCAACAATATCTTTCACACCCGGAACAAAGGCATCGCCTGAACGGTAACCCAAGAACGAGAGGAGTTTTGGAATTTGAATCCGGAATAGGTATGGGTCTTTATCGTCGTTATACTGCTTACCGGGGGTAAGAGCACCAATTACAATTAGTGGGGCACCCTCTTTGCCCTCGTAAAGACCTTCCATGGCAGCCAATTTCATGGGTTGCTTTTGTGCTACCTGATACGCTGAGCCATCGCCAGTAAGGGCAAGGAAAACAGATGTTATCAAGCCAAACACTGAGGCAACAATAATGCTTCGTTTGGCCAGCAATACATTTCGACCTTTCAAAAGGTACCATGCACTAATTCCAACAACAAAAAGGGCAGCTAGCACATACCCCGACGATATGGTGTGGAGGAATTTGTTTACAGCCACAGGCGAAAGCAATACCTCCCAGAAATTATGCATCTCATTACGAGCCGTATCGGGGTTAAAGAACATCCCGGCAGGGTATTGCATCCAGGCATTAGCCACAAGTATCCATAGTGCCGATAGGTTGGCTCCTAGAGCCACAAGCCATGTTGAGAGTAAGTGAAACTTTTTACTAACCTTATTCCACCCAAAGAACATCACGGCAATAAAGGTCGACTCCATGAAGAACGCCATGATACCCTCAATGGCAAGGGGTGCACCAAAAATGTCGCCTACAAACCAGGAGTAGTTGCTCCAGTTGGTTCCAAATTCAAATTCCAGAATAATGCCGGTTGCCACACCAATGGCAAAATTGATTCCAAAGAGTGTCATCCAGAACTTGGTTATCCGTTTCCACTCCTCGTCGCCGGTTTTGTAGTACAGCGTTTCCATGAACGCCATTATGAAAGCCAACCCCAGCGTAAGAGGGACGAATACCCAATGGTACATGGCCGTAAGGGCAAACTGTGCCCTCGACCAGTTGACTAACGATAGGTCGAAATGTTCCATGCGTATTGCTATTTAGGTTTAGTTGTTAGCTGTTCAATTACATACTTGCTCCGCTCCTCATCGGTTTTAAAGTTGCGTTTAAGAATATTTGGGAAAAAGAAAACCTTTAGTACGGCAAACATCACAAAGAGTTTAATAAGGATTATTAACCAAAGCGTTTTCCCAATGGTCATGCTTTTAAAACCTTCGTAGTAGAATCGAAAAATTCTTTTGATGAGGTTCATGGCATTCTATATTAAGCAAATTTAAACTTTTTTTAGTATGGCACAACGCTGTCAGAAACATTTGTATTTGGAGTTTGTTCAAGCTATGTATCTGTTAAGAATGATAAATAATTGCCACCTTTCAGTTTGATTCACTAAATTTGTATAAATAGTTCAAACATTGATTATACTGCTAAAATAATTATACAGCCATGAAAAAGATTCTCAGTATCACTCTAAAGGTATTGGCTGCGTTGGTTACGCTATTTATAGCTGCAGCAATTGTATTGCCAATAATATTTAAGCCCCAGCTAATGCAAGTTGCCAAGAAAGAGGCTAACAGCATGCTTAATGCAAAGGTTAACTTTACCGATTTTCAGGTATCGCTAATTAAGGGATTCCCTAACCTTTATGTCGGCATGAAAGGCTTAACCGTAGTGGGAATCGATAGTTTTGCTAACGATACTCTTGTAGCATTCAAGGAGTTTGGCGTTAAGGTTAACATTTGGAGTGTAATTGATATGACCGATATTGAGGTGAAATCAATTTTGCTCGATGAGGCAAGGGTAAATGCGCACGTGTTGCCCGATGGCCGTGTTAACTGGGATATCATGAAGCCATCGGAAACGCCCGAAACCGAGATGGAAGACACTGCTGCAGCTACAACCGTTAGCACAAAGGTATCACTTAAAAGGTTTGAGATTCGCAATGCCAACATTGCATACATCGACGATTCGTCGAACATGAAGGCAACCATTCAAAACTTTAACTTTACCCTTTCAGGTAACATGGGCATGAGTCAAACCGAGCTCAAACTGAAGACGAGCATTGAATCGCTCAACTTCTGGATGGATGGAATCAGATATCTGAAAAATTCAGCAGTTGGTTTCGATGCCATTATTGCAGCAAATATCGATAGCAGCTACTACGCGTTTAAGGAGAATGCGTTTAGCATCAATCACCTAAAACTGCTATTCGACGGTTCAGTTCGAATGCCCGGTAACGATATCGATATCAACCTAAACTTTAAAACTCCTTCAACCGATTTCAAGGCGCTATTATCAATGGTGCCAGCAGTGTACATGACCGATTTTGAAGGACTTCAGGCCTCTGGTAAGTTTGGAATTGAGGGGTATGTTCGCGGAACCTATAACAATAGCCAAATGCCAAGCGCATTTGTTGCCATAAACGTTGATAACGGAATGTTTAAATATCCCGACTTGCCCAAATCGGTAACCGATGTAAATATTAGCACAAAGATTTGGTTCGATGGCGTGAACATGGATAATACATCGGTGAATGTTGATAGATTTGCCTTGAACCTAGGCGGAAACCCATTCAGCATGCGCATGCGTGTGGCAACCCCAATCAGCGATATGCAGGTTGATGGTAGCATCACCGGTAATATTGATTTTTCAACCCTTTCGGACGTAATTCCGATGGATAGCACATACATGGAAGGATTGCTGGAGTCGAACCTCGATTTTGGTGGAAAACTCTCGTTTATCGAGAAGGAGCAGTATGAGCGCTTTAAGGCCGATGGCTTGCTTAAGCTGTCGCGTTTCAAATTCAAGTCGCCCGATATACCTGCTGAGGTAAAATTAAATGAGGTTACGCTCAACTTTACACCCCAGTACGTTAATCTTGCAAACTTCGATATGTCAATTGCTTCGAGTGATATACGCATGAACGGCCGACTGGAAAATTTTATTCCTTACGTTTTTAAGGATGAAACCCTTAGCGGAAATCTTAACGTTAACTCGAATTTGCTCGATGTTAATGAGCTGCTTACTGGTAAAAGTGCTCCCGAGGAGGAAGTTACCGATACCACTGCCCTAAGTGTTATTGAATTGCCCCGTAACATCAACTTTTCTACCCGGGTTGATATGAAAAAAATAGTTTACGATAAGCTAAATATCGAAAATCTTGCAGGTAATGTAGCGCTCTCTGGTGGCGTGGCCGACCTAAAAAATCTATCGATGAATATGCTACAGGGTGATGTTCGCATGTCAGGAACCTATGACCCAAGGGATGTAAAGGCCCCTATGGTTAATTTTGATTTTGACATGCGAAACATTGATATACCCACGGCTTTCAAATCGTTTACAACGCTCCAGAAAATAGCACCTACGGTTAAGGATATGACAGGAAATGTATCGACCCAATTCAAGTTTACTTCCATGCTCGACACCACTATGATGCCGGTTTTGAATAGCATAAATGCTTACGGTAAGTTGCAGTCAAAAAGCATTGGGGTTAGTAACTCTAAGGCATTTGCCAAGCTAGCCGATTTTCTGAAAAAGGACGAGTTCCGCAATCCAAGCCTTAAGGATGTGAATGTTAGCTTCAGTATAAATAACGGAAGGATTTACATTGAACCATTCGACACCAAAATTGCCGAGGCCAAAATGAACTTTGGTGGTGATATGGGTATTGACCAAACCCTTAACTTCAAGGCAAAAGTTTCGGTTCCCTCGTCGTACTTAGGCGGGGTGGCTAATCTTGCCAACGATTTGCTCGGTAAGTATGGTGCAAAGCTGCCCCAAACTATCGATGTAAATCTTAAGATTTTAGGAACTTCATCTAAACCCGATGTACAGCTCGATTCCGGCGGTGGTTCTGCAGAAAGCTCATCTTCGGTAAAGGAAACAGCCAAGGAGGCTGTTAAGGAAAAGGTTGATGAAGCCAAGGTTGAGGCACGTCAGAAAGCCAAGGCTGAAGCCGATAAGTTAATTGCTGATGCCGAGAAGGAAGCAGAGCAAATTAGGGCCGAAGCAGCAAAGCGTGCAGAGCAGATAAGGGCTGAAGCTGAGGCTCAAGCAAAAAAAACTGAGGCTGAGGGTCAAAAAAAGGGCCCAATTGCCGAGCGGGCAGCAAAGGAGGCTGCAAAAAAGATACGGCAGAACGGCGAGGCTGCTGCCCAAAAGGTTATTGCCGAAGCCGATGAAAAAGCCAATGCTGTTGTAGCCAAAGCTAAGGCCGAAGCAGCTAAGCTGTAGTAGCTTGAATTTTGGTTGATTACTTTTGGAATTTTGTATTTAGCAGTTGATGTGGAGCGCAAATCACGCAGATGATTTAGTTTATAGTTGACAGTTAGTGGTTGTTTGTAAAAGAGAATTTAGCCCTCATGTCATGCTGAGCTAGCCGAAGCATCTCATTGTATTTAACTCGATTATAATAAGATTCCTCGACTAGCTCGGAATGACAATTCCTTTAACATCCACGCTCCCTTTGTCATGCTGAACGCTGTCGAAGCATCACTTTGTACTTTCATTCATTTTTTATACCTAGATTGGTTTTGCGAAAGCCGCTCTTTGCAATGCTTTCTGTTGCGATGCAACGCATCACCCTTGCTCTTTGGAAAAAGCATTACGTGCATCGCAATACTAGTGGGAGTAGTCATAGTGTTACAAATATTTAGCCCCTTCAGGGCTGGGAATGTTACTCGTTGTTCGTAAGCCGTTGTTCGTGAGAAACGACCTCACCCCAGCCCTTTTCCCTGAGAGTGAATGGAGCGGAGGATGCAGGCAGTGGCATAAAAGCCGGCCCGACAATGGGTCGGGGGTGGAACGTGGCGGTGGGTTTTGTAAGCGATACCACATGAGTCACGCCGCAGGCGTGGCGAATAGTATCGCGTGGCAGTTCCAACCACGGGGCACCCATCGGGTCGGGCTTTTTAGCCTTGATTTTCTTTGGTTCTTTCTTGTATCAAGACAAGAAAGAACATGTAAATAATTCTTTGTAATGATTTTTCTTTTGCGATGCAACTTTTCAGGATTGCTCTTCGGATTATGTATTGCGTGCATCGCTATACGTGTGTAAAGCCATGGTGTTACAAATATTACGCCCCTACAGGGCTGTTCAAGGGATACATGAAGGAGATTTCTCGACTGGCTCGGAATGACAATACCTTTAGCATTCACGCTTCCTTTGACATGCTGAGCGCTGTCGAAGCATCACTTTGTATTTTATCTCTCTTTTGATTGGTTATGCGGCAATCGCTCTTTGTCATATTTTTCAGTTGCGATGCAACGTTTCTCGGTTTTTCTTTGGATTATACAATACGTGCATCGCCAAATAATTTGAATACTTCAATACCCTGGGTTAAAACCCAGGGCTTATTTGATTTGCCCTTTCAGGGCGATAAATGTGCGCGTCCAGAGACGTGTGCTAACAAGTGAGTTCTTAAATCTTAAATATTTCGAGATTCCTCGACTAGTTCGGAATGACAATACCTTTGGCATCCACGCTCCCTTTGTCATGCTGAGCTAGCCGAAGCATCTTTTAACCTTTAATTCTTGATTTTTTTTGGCAATCGCTCTTTGTCATCCTTTTCTGTTGCGATGCAACGTTTCAGTATTGCTCTTTGGCATATGCATTTCGTGCATCGCTTTACGAGTGGGAGTAGCCATAGTGTTACAAATTTTTCGCCCCTACGGGGCTGGAAACGTTGTTTGTTGACCGTGAATCGTTGTTCGTGAATATCACGTCACAAGTTCTGTGAAACACCATGTAAACTCTGTGTAACCCTGTGATACCAATTTAGTTGATGGTTGTTGGTTGATAGTTGATAGTTTATAAGAGATTACCTAAAATCTTGAATCTGAAATCTTAAATCTGAAATTTTAAATTTTTATCCTTTATCCTTTAACCTTGCCATTTCAGCCCACTAGCCCCTTAAGCACCTCAGCAAGCGGTTTAGCCATATTTCCGCCTTTCAGGTGGATTGTACGTATCCCTAACCCTTTAGCAGCATCGATGTGCTCATGGGTATCGTCAACAAAAAGTGTTTCTGAGGGTATTAACCCGTTCTCGCTTAACACACGCTGAAAGATTTGAACTTGTGGTTTCCTGATGCCCATTTCAAAGGAGAGGTATGCCTTGTGGAAGTAATCCTTAAGCTCTTTGCCTGTTTCCTCAACAAGCAGCCTGTTGTAGTGGTTAAAGTGGATAACGTTTGTGTTGCTTAGCAGGTATACCCTATAATTCTTTTTTAATCGTTCAATTAATTTGAGCCTTTCGGTATCCCAACTCAGAAGCAAAGCGTTCCATGCTTTATCGAACTCCTTGGGGCTGAGAGCAACCATAAACATTTGGTTGAACTCCTGCCTAAAGGTATCAGGGTTAATCAAACCGCAATCGAACTGATTAAAAAGCTCGTTACTTCCTGTGAATGTAGTATGATTACCTATGTAAACACCCATGTTTTCAAAGGCTTTTAGGGTAAGGCTATAATCAATATCAAGAACCACTCCACCTAAATCAAGTATTATGTTTCTGATAATCAGATTGTCAGGTTTTGTATTGCTGCTAATACTCATATTTTTTGAACTCCCTATTTGAAAATTCAAATGCAAATATGTAATTTTGCAAACCAAAATAAAAACAGTAAAAACTGTTTTTTGGGCCCATAGCTCAGCAGGTTAGAGCATCTGACTCATAATCAGAGGGTCGCTGGTTCGAGCCCAGCTGGGCCCACAAACCGCCGCAAGGCGGTTTTTTTTTATTCACTCCATCAAAAAATCTGCTTAAAAATATAAATTTAAACGTGGGTTTTGGGTTTGAAGTGTTAGACAAATGCTATACATTTGCGAAAAATCATAAGTATAATCGCCTTCTAAAAATAAAAGCATGAAAAACATATTGGTTGTTGGTGCCGGTGGGCAAATTGGTTCAGAGCTGGTGCCGCATCTCCAAAAGATATACGGAACCAACAATGTTGTGGCTGCCGATATCAACACAAGTTGCGCCCATCACTTTCAGAATGGTCCGTTTGAGGTGCTCGATGCCCTTGATACCCAAAAATTTGCTGAATTGGTGCGGAAGTATAGGGTTGATACTATTTTCAACCTGGTTGCATTACTTTCTGCTACTGGCGAAAAAAATCCGCAGCTGGCCTGGAAGATAAACATGGGAGCACTGATGAACTCGCTTGAGATTGCTCGCGAGAACCATTGTGCTGTGTTTACCCCCAGTTCCATTGGCGCTTTTGGCCCAACATCGCCAAAGGACAACACCCCTCAGGATACCGTTATGCGTCCAACTACTGTTTACGGTATTTGTAAGGTTACAGGCGAAATGCTGAGCGATTACTACTTCCTAAAGTATGGAGTAGATACTCGCAGTGTACGTTTCCCCGGAATTATTTCAAATGTTACTCTCCCCGGTGGCGGTACTACCGATTACGCAGTAGAGATTTACTATGGAGCAATTCAACAGAAGCATTACATTTGCCCATTGCCCCAAGGTACATATCTCGATATGATGTACATGCCCGATGCCCTTGATGCTTGCGTTCAGCTCATGGAGGCGGACCCATCAAAGCTCAAGCACCGTAACAGCTTTAACGTAACTGCAATGAGTTTTGAGCCCTCACAAATTTATGCTGCCATTAAAAAGCGTATCCCCGATTTTGCCATGGAGTATAATATTGACCCCGTAAAGAAAGCCATAGCTGATAGCTGGCCCAACTACATGGACGATAGTTGCGCCCGTGAGGAGTGGGGATGGAACCCCAAGTGGAACTTGGAAACCATGACCGACGATATGCTTAAGGTGATTGGCGAAAAGTATAAGGCAGGGTTACTAAAATAATTAGTATAATGATACAAAGGGAGGTGTTGAGCCTCCTTTTTTATTCCATTCCCGTATCGCGTTTAACCATTCTAATAAAGTAGTCCTTGTTAGGAAGAGCTGATGTTTTTAGTTGGTTTAGCCAGAAGCTAGCAGTGAGCTTATCGCCCTTAGTATAGAAAA from Tenuifilum sp. 4138str includes:
- a CDS encoding DUF4492 domain-containing protein — its product is MNLIKRIFRFYYEGFKSMTIGKTLWLIILIKLFVMFAVLKVFFFPNILKRNFKTDEERSKYVIEQLTTKPK
- a CDS encoding cytochrome d ubiquinol oxidase subunit II, with product MVDTTYIFLQHYWWFIISLLGALLVFLLFVQGGQTLIYTLGKTDMERTMIVNALGRKWEFTFTTLVTFGGAFFASFPLFYSTSFGGAYWVWMAILFCFVVQAVSYEYRSKPNNFLGPKTFEVFLFINGLFGTVLLGTAVGTFFTGSQFSVAKINLTNISNPVISSWETPWHGLEAALNLHNVALGLAVFFLARVLAILYFMNHINHPEIFARSRKHLLYNAIPFLVFFLTFVIWLFVREGFAVNPTTGDVFMQKHKYLLNLIQMPVVLVLFLGGVVLVLWGIAKSLAKPYTIGIWFTGIGTVLTVLSLFLIAGYNNTAYYPSTFNLQHSLTIFNSSSSKFTLTVMSFVSLLIPFVAAYIWYAWKSINVRKIDEEEMKNETHVY
- a CDS encoding cytochrome ubiquinol oxidase subunit I: MEHFDLSLVNWSRAQFALTAMYHWVFVPLTLGLAFIMAFMETLYYKTGDEEWKRITKFWMTLFGINFAIGVATGIILEFEFGTNWSNYSWFVGDIFGAPLAIEGIMAFFMESTFIAVMFFGWNKVSKKFHLLSTWLVALGANLSALWILVANAWMQYPAGMFFNPDTARNEMHNFWEVLLSPVAVNKFLHTISSGYVLAALFVVGISAWYLLKGRNVLLAKRSIIVASVFGLITSVFLALTGDGSAYQVAQKQPMKLAAMEGLYEGKEGAPLIVIGALTPGKQYNDDKDPYLFRIQIPKLLSFLGYRSGDAFVPGVKDIVEGGYTYTDKDGNQKVALSAEQKIELGRIAIQALADYKNAKELGDTTAMAYHRKLLDANFEYFGYGYLNDPKSIIPNVPLTFYSFHIMVGLGFLFIAFFILILYLIFFKGFKINKWLLRTAILMIPLAYIASQAGWIVAEVGRQPWVIQDILPTVAAVSRIDASAVQVTFFLFFIIFTTLLIAELRIMFTQIKKGPKDGGK
- a CDS encoding NAD-dependent epimerase/dehydratase family protein, coding for MKNILVVGAGGQIGSELVPHLQKIYGTNNVVAADINTSCAHHFQNGPFEVLDALDTQKFAELVRKYRVDTIFNLVALLSATGEKNPQLAWKINMGALMNSLEIARENHCAVFTPSSIGAFGPTSPKDNTPQDTVMRPTTVYGICKVTGEMLSDYYFLKYGVDTRSVRFPGIISNVTLPGGGTTDYAVEIYYGAIQQKHYICPLPQGTYLDMMYMPDALDACVQLMEADPSKLKHRNSFNVTAMSFEPSQIYAAIKKRIPDFAMEYNIDPVKKAIADSWPNYMDDSCAREEWGWNPKWNLETMTDDMLKVIGEKYKAGLLK
- a CDS encoding AsmA family protein, which produces MKKILSITLKVLAALVTLFIAAAIVLPIIFKPQLMQVAKKEANSMLNAKVNFTDFQVSLIKGFPNLYVGMKGLTVVGIDSFANDTLVAFKEFGVKVNIWSVIDMTDIEVKSILLDEARVNAHVLPDGRVNWDIMKPSETPETEMEDTAAATTVSTKVSLKRFEIRNANIAYIDDSSNMKATIQNFNFTLSGNMGMSQTELKLKTSIESLNFWMDGIRYLKNSAVGFDAIIAANIDSSYYAFKENAFSINHLKLLFDGSVRMPGNDIDINLNFKTPSTDFKALLSMVPAVYMTDFEGLQASGKFGIEGYVRGTYNNSQMPSAFVAINVDNGMFKYPDLPKSVTDVNISTKIWFDGVNMDNTSVNVDRFALNLGGNPFSMRMRVATPISDMQVDGSITGNIDFSTLSDVIPMDSTYMEGLLESNLDFGGKLSFIEKEQYERFKADGLLKLSRFKFKSPDIPAEVKLNEVTLNFTPQYVNLANFDMSIASSDIRMNGRLENFIPYVFKDETLSGNLNVNSNLLDVNELLTGKSAPEEEVTDTTALSVIELPRNINFSTRVDMKKIVYDKLNIENLAGNVALSGGVADLKNLSMNMLQGDVRMSGTYDPRDVKAPMVNFDFDMRNIDIPTAFKSFTTLQKIAPTVKDMTGNVSTQFKFTSMLDTTMMPVLNSINAYGKLQSKSIGVSNSKAFAKLADFLKKDEFRNPSLKDVNVSFSINNGRIYIEPFDTKIAEAKMNFGGDMGIDQTLNFKAKVSVPSSYLGGVANLANDLLGKYGAKLPQTIDVNLKILGTSSKPDVQLDSGGGSAESSSSVKETAKEAVKEKVDEAKVEARQKAKAEADKLIADAEKEAEQIRAEAAKRAEQIRAEAEAQAKKTEAEGQKKGPIAERAAKEAAKKIRQNGEAAAQKVIAEADEKANAVVAKAKAEAAKL
- a CDS encoding HAD family hydrolase, giving the protein MSISSNTKPDNLIIRNIILDLGGVVLDIDYSLTLKAFENMGVYIGNHTTFTGSNELFNQFDCGLINPDTFRQEFNQMFMVALSPKEFDKAWNALLLSWDTERLKLIERLKKNYRVYLLSNTNVIHFNHYNRLLVEETGKELKDYFHKAYLSFEMGIRKPQVQIFQRVLSENGLIPSETLFVDDTHEHIDAAKGLGIRTIHLKGGNMAKPLAEVLKGLVG